One Nicotiana tabacum cultivar K326 chromosome 23, ASM71507v2, whole genome shotgun sequence genomic window, ATATGTAGTAATAGCAAACTAAGGATAAAAATGATACCATATTAACACTAATACTATTGAACTAAGGAAGACAAAGGGAAACGCTCGACTACCTATTAACCTTCTATCCTAATTctcaacctccacaccctcctatcaagagTCATGTCCTCGATTAGCTTAAGCTGCGCCATGTCCCGCccgatcacctctccccaagacttctttggcctacctctactcTTCCTCTTATTCCCCAAgatcaacctctcacacctcctgactGGGGCATATGTGCTTCTCCTTTAAACATGCCCGAACTATCTTAACCTCGCCTCTCGCATCTTATCCTCCACGGGGGCCACTCTCACCTTGTcctgaataacttcattcctaattctatctaacctagtatgcccacacatccatctcaacatcctcatttcagctactttcatctgcgggtaaaaatatagaaaaaaggATACATTTTCGTGATCAATGGGATGCATTTCTATTGTGTATGTAGTCATTTCTTGCTCATGAAGATGGTTATGGTGTCATTAACCAGTTTGCTTTAAAATCTATGTTAATgctttgatttattttttaagGATCAATTTGTGTATTTGATATGAATCTTTGTTATCTGTTCGATAGGTAACGTGCTATTGTTGAAGAACAACTTGAACTTGAGTCCTGATATTCCTGAGGTTTCACAGGAGAAATTGCTTTCTCTTGTTGCTGAGCGGCTGATAGATTCAAACAGTAATGTCAATGTAATTATATTGCCTTTATGGATAGGTTTTTTGTTCCTTTCATTCGTGCTATTTTATATACCCATACACATGTGTTCTCTCTTTACTGGATTTGAGGTAATTGTTAGTATTTTTGATTGCTGTCCAGGACAAAGATGAAGGGTATGTAGAAAATCAGCAACAGAATATTGCTGATGCAATTGATTTGCTTCCTAGACTTGCCACTGGTATTGATGTAAATATAAAATTCAGGAGGTAGACAATCTTTCCTCTTTTTGATTgcttttattcatttaattaaCATATGGGTCCGTATATCTTTACGATGCAATAATATGCATGTTTCCAGTTGTGGTTCTGATGAAATACATGTCTTGTTTGGCAGAATTGATGACTTTGAGTTCACTCGTGAATGTGCAATATTTGATCTTTTGGATATTCCACTTTATCACGGTTGGATAGTTGATCCACAGGTATCAGTTTTGGCTACTTTCTTTGAGTTCACTCGCGAATGTCCGAGGACATTCTTGTCGCAGATTCTAATTGCTAAATCAATATTCGttttatatttataatttatcTCTATTTTATCCACGAATTAAATGACTTCTTGATGTCCTATAGTTTGGTCGAATGGTGGACAACTCATTTTGGCCTTCGAAAACCTTCTAAAATTTATTACTCAGATGTGTATAACATATGGTAATGAAGTCTGAGGTTGCATCAAGGATAAGTTTTTTTTCCAGTAGAAGTTTTAATGATGAAGCTGTGCATTATTTTGACCATTTTGCCCTAAAATGTAAGATTGAAGACCTTATTGCAACTTTTGTTTAAAGTGAATTGTTTTTTGAGTTATCAATTTGTTCCAGGATCATGATACTGCAAATGCAATTGGATCAAAGTCGTATAATACTTTGATGGGGGAGCTTGTTGCCCTTGAAACCCAAAATATGGACACTGGGAATAAGAAAAATTCTGAAGATGATGATGTTGATTTTGCTGCTGCTACAACTGCAGCACTAGGGGTACCTTCTCCATGCCTTTCGAGAGGGAGATCATTTGAAGATTCTCCTGTTTCTATTACCGATAACCATACAGCCAGAAAAGGAGatattgaagaagaagcagagctGTTGAGAGCCCTTCAATTATCTGAAACTTCATTAGTAGAAACTGATGGACTGAATTCCTTAGGTGAGATAGCAAATCTAAAGTGTCCAGAGCCGATGGTTCCTACCAAGACTTCAGAAGGAAATGATATTGAGACGACACAACCAGTTTTGCAGCATGAAGCATTGATACCCACAGAAGTATTAGTATCTAACGATAGAGATCCAAATAGTTCCCAAATAGTCTCCGGAGCAGCGATTAATTCATCCCTGAAAATTGATCAGGAAACCCCTTCCCAAGAACTTGGAAATGCAAAACTGCTGGCTGAAAATGAGAGTGTACCTCTTGAGTCAGGACAAGTTTCTTCATCTGCTTGTGAAAATCATGAGCATCTTTTTGGAGGTATGAATGGCATTCAGGGAACACACACTATTGCTGGAAATGCGAATGCAGCTGAACCTAATCATCAAGTTGGTTGTGATGCGTTTGATTCATCTAGTTCCTCAATACCATCTGCAGTCTCAGATTCATCGGGTGGCAGACGACATGACACAGATGAACCTGAAACCTTTAATTCTTCCATCGATGATGATGAGCCCATTTATGAAGGAGAGGATTGCATATTGGAGTCAGCAACCACTAGTTACCAAAGTCGAGAGCCTATGTATGAAGGTGAGGTGGTTCTTGCTGAACAAGTGAATGGAGGCAGTACAGATGTGCCTGAGACAATTGTGAAGGATGAAATCACACAGAGAGAAGGTGAGAAATTCTTTAATATGAATGAATCAGACAACTCAGGTGCTCTTGTGTAGGATGAATGTCTTCCTTGATACTtatcaaagaaaaaggaaaagatgaATTTCTCCTTGATCTAAttgtattttcctttctttcatgTAATTTTATTACCTTGACAGTTTAAGTAGAACACTATGTTTGCTCTTCTTAATTCACATTAGGGGAACTGGTGAGGAACTTTCTGAAGAACAGTGCAAGCCAATTAACAATCTTTGGGTATGCTATCATTCCCTGTTACAAGTTCATTCTCCTGTTCAGAACTGTAATACTTATGTTTTGCTAGTAGTAAGCGaatactcttttctttctcttttgcgcAGATTATTTTCCTTGCAAGAGGGTTTGAAAGAGCGGGAACTTTGTGTTTTCTTCAGGAATAATCATTTCAACACCATGTTTAAGGTCTGATGTGCTTGCTCTGTTActattatcatttttatattatttgtactgGGGTATAATAATTTCCTGTGTGGATATGATTATATCTCCACTTCTCAAGTTTTCTGGGAATAGAACACTGATGTCAGCTTATGTGCAGTTTGAAGGCGAACTATATATTTTGGCCACTGACCAGGGATATATAAATCAGTCTGATTTAGTATGGGAGAAACTCAATGAGGTAAGAAGTGTGTCTTTTCATATATTTACCTTGGATTTGACTAATTGGGTAAAACTGAGTTTACATTTTTAACCTGGGAATTTCATACTAGAAAGGTATGTTGAATCTCTGTTTTAGCTTACATTTGCAACAGGTAGTTTCCACTACATTCTGCTTGTGGTTAACTACTTTTTAGAGTAGAAAGTATTCTGTTTCATATGCTTAAATCCAACCACCTGTTTCAAGAGTCCTTATTTACTCCGTTAATGGCATTGAACAAATGCTTGGTTTCATATGCTTAAATCCAATCACCTATTTAAGAGTCCTGTCGCTCTCACTTTGAATGGAATGAAACAAAGGCTTGGTTTATGTGtggatgtttttttttttttttttgggtaattaGAGTATTTCATTAATCACCAAGAGCAACAATTACAAAACAAGCTAAGTCATCCTCGGCTAGCTACACTTAATACATAATTCTATCTCTCAAACTATCCTACTTGCAGTACATTACTCTTCAAACTAATATCAAGCTAGCTGGTCTATATGATTGATGTTGTCAGAAGAGAAGCTGCTGCATCTTGCTTCTCAAAATTCCTGTTACTCTGATGTTGCATGTACATGCAACTTCCCTAGCAAGTTGCTCAGTAGTCTTTGCTTCCCTATGTGTGGATATATTGTTGAACTAAAGTTGTAAGTGTTTCTAATAATGGTAAATATCAATATTCTCCCTTCCTTTCGTGTCAAGGGGATGGAAGTTTTTATAAGTTGATGGTGCAGTATGTGACTGTAAATGAGGGATAATATGGAGAAACCGGATGGAGAGGCTATTTGAATATGCACAGGAAAGAGCACATATTATACTTTCTCTAACCCCAACCACAATTTTATCTCTGTTATTAGTAAATGTGGAGGCCAACTTGTCCCttatccaaaaaagaaaaaaaagacgaAAAAACAAGGGACTGAAAGACATAATTTCTCCTTGAGTTTAATTATCTGAATCGAGAATAATTAGATATTTTTGGTAGAGGAGCTTAATGATGCTATTGATAGTTTAGTGGGGCAATGTATAGGATTCATTAAGGTGAGGCCGGGCAATGTATCTGACACACTAGCACAGAGTAAGTTATAGGTTTCTGATTGTTTTACGCTATATCCAAAATCCAAGATTCAAGGTTGTGAAGACATAAAAGAGGAAAGAAGATATATTGAAGGCTTGGTTTGTTCGAGTATCATTGGAATTTATATCGTTGCAATTTAATTAATGCTGTACCTAGCCTATTTAATTCCTATTTACCAAATCATACAAAGTTGGAGACAAATCTTAACATTAATTTCTTACTACCTACAAAATCATCCAAAGTCATAACAAAGGTTAGCCTCTATTTTCAGGGGCAGAGAAGCAGTATCATGTGTAGTACACTAGAAACTCATTGTAACCTGTCGATTTGTAAGTTCCACTTGTGGCTGCAGAAAGCTTAATTCTGAGCTCTAAGTAGCACCTGATCATAGTAGTCACACAATTCTGCCACAGATTCAATGGCCTTTAGAAACCGAATATCAGCTAGTCCATGTATACTTTTGAAACTTAGCAGGGTTTTTTCCCTCAACCAAGAGAACTTCTCTTTCTGTAAATCCTATATGATCAACTGAAGGTTGAGAGCCGCTTTGTGCTATGCACAGCATTGTAGAATGGAATTGTAGATCATATGAGAGGAATGATACTAATCAGGTGTTACTTCAAAATTTCCCTGCCTTTACTTTGATAAATTTTTGCAATTGTACCAATAATGTTTCTACCTTCTCGAGAGATAAACTCGTCGACCATTATTAATGCTTTCTAGATATCATAATACTGAAAACGGGGACCACTTCTGTATACTAGAAATTTCAAATTAATCAGAAGTTATATGTTATCTTCAGGACTTCAACTTTGGACATGATTCCATTTAGAGATAATGAACTTCATTTGCCCCCTAATATTCATGCAGGTTAGAAGTAGGTCAGTCGGTAAGGATTTGGGGAGTAACCTTTTCCAGTAGTGTGCAAGGAAAATCACAAGAAATGATCTAAGTTATTAAGTTAGAACAGCAAAATTTGGTAATATAATAACTTATTATAAGGTAAACTGGTAATATGATAATAACAACCGCAACATGTTCTACAACAAGTCTCTTGCTATCGGAGTTTTCTGCTTTTCTATCTTAGGCTGTTCCAAAGTTTAGTACTCTTTCCTTCCGGTTTTAGGTACATTAGATTGAACACGGTTATTTGGTGAACATAAACTGCCTTTGTATCTAAAATAGATGTAGGTCCAAAAATGAGGCCAACATTTGAACTTTTTGCATGAAAGTGAGTCCCATTAACCCATTTGAGAATAATATATTGAAAAAGCATTGGAAGAGTAAGTTTTTTCTATTAGGAAATTAGACATTCTGAAGCAAGGCAGAAGGGAAAGTTGGTCTCCTTACTTGGAACAAATGGAATATTATCTTATGACACTCGAACTGCGATATGAAGCAAAGTTGGTTAGCCAGGTAAGGAACAGCTAGGCTTTTAACTATTGCGATATAGCTAGACAATTGACATAAAtctgcaaaaaaaaaatcttctccCTTTTTCCTAAGCATGTGTTGTTTGCTATGTTTTTTAGTGTGAAATTGCATCAAATTTGGTGTACTATACTGTTACCGATGTGATTGCTATTCTTGACTTTTGCATGTCTTGTTGCCTCTTAGAAGGGACAAACAGTATAATGCAGCTCTATTAAATTTTTTTTGGTCTTGTTTGCAGAAGTTAGTGTGTTATTACTTGCTTGCATTGCCTTTTAACTCTTGAGTTCTCAATATTCTCCAGGTTAATGGAGACACGATATATGTGACTGGAAACTTCAAGGAGTTCAAGGTCGAAGATAATTCCAACACCACATGGGATCAACGGAGTGCTATGGCCAGTACTGCAGTATGTAGTTCTCTGCTTGTAATAGAATGTTATGGATTTGTACCAATGACGTTTTTGAAACTGACTTCAGCTGTTACTCCCAGGACTATCTGGCAAACATGGACAATTCAGGACAAGGACATCCAACTTTCAAGTAATTATCTAATACTTTAATATTTAATCATCTTCTTTTTGCATATATGCACGAGACTGGAACATTATCAGATCATATACTGCATCAGGATCTATTCTCTTTCATTAGCTCTCCCATTGTCTTTTAATTGACAAACATCGGTTTCGACCAGTCCGTCTGTTGATATTCAACTTTTGCCTTCATTGGTAGTTAAAGCTAGATGGAGATATTTGGGCAAGGTTGTTTTGTCTTCCTGTTCTAGCATCAAAGCCATTCTATTCTATGTCAACAAATATGTTGTGTATGGAGAAGTTGCTGGCGCGTTTCAGTTACAATGTAGTGAAACATTAATTTAGTTAGAGAGGAATAAGAGATGCTTTGAAGGTCAAAGTCATCACATTTCTGTTGCAAAAACAGATGTTTGCAGAACTCTTTTAATATTTTTGGTgtaaggatagcgtgataggtactcttttaataaaatttactttaccttttccaaaaaaaaaaaaggttttaatTGTAACACGGGaactttatttaactttttaaAGTTGATATGCTCAATTTTGCAACCTTAATTTGATAGTATTGAATATATCTCTACTTGGTGCTAGCACTAACTTTTGCTGATTGTTGGCCTGGCAGTTCTGATTTACAATTGGCAATAGCTCTTCAGCAACAGGAATTTGAGCAACAGCAACAGGCACCACAGAGAAATCAAAACCCCCAACAACAAGCTGTAAATGGTGCGTCGAGATTGATTACTGGTCCTCAGGTAGGCGCTTGAAATTTTCTGATATTCATTCTTCTGAGCAGGTTTTCCTGTTTTGAGTTTGCATATATTCGATAACTCCTGTCTTGAAGTACTTTCGACTAGTGGATTAGGTCACGAAATGAAGTGATATGTGAAAAATGTATACAACCAGCTTCATAATAATCTAATAGAGTAAACTACTTTTATACAGGTACCAAGGAGCAAACCTACATCTTCGTCAGCCAGGCCGGAGCCAAAGTCATCAAAAGACAAGTGTATTGTGATGTAAGGACTGCAATTTTTAAGTTTGTTTGTAAAGTAGAAAACGCCTTCTTTTCCTAATGACTCTCATGTTAATCAAAACAacacttttttttaatttaagttgCAGTTTTCAACTTTCTGTATAGAAGGTATATATCAGGTCATTTCTGGTTAATGACAAAAAGTCAAAGATCTTTCCTTTTTAATGGAATGACCCTATTTTGTTGGTGAAACATTAGGCTACTTACATTGTTACAACCTGTGCACTTTCCTGTTGGCTAATAAGCCAATGCTTTGGAGATTTGTATTTCGATTTCATCAATTATGTCAATAGGTACTTTTACCTTGTTTGTTGGCTAGCTTGACAAATAATTTAATTTGAGACAGAGGTAGCGAAGTATTGGGCACGTATATACAAGGCAATACTAATTTGTTAGGGTCAAGTTTTTGTCATGTCAGTAGAATCCCATGAGTGAGGTCTAGGGACGATAGCGTGTACGGAAACATTACCCCTATCCGGGGAAGATAGAGATGTTTCCGCTAGATTCTCGgctcaagaaaaatgaaaagaaatagtAGAAACATGCATTATCAACAAACAAGGCCAGTAAGATAGTAACAACAATCACATAGCCAAAGCCAGAAAATGGATGAAAGGAAACATTAACAACAAAATATAAGAAACCAAAGCGAATGTTGTCATTTCAGTGCGTTTACTTTTAGGTCTGATATATGTTATAAGTCTTTTAGGCTTGTTAAAGATTTATACTATGTTATTAGCAAATGCAGAGAACTCTAGCCGTAGAGAAATTTTATACTAAGTAGAAAATGCAGAGAACTCTAGTGGTGGAGAAATTTGTAAAGTTAAAGTGTTTAAATGAAATTTCTTTGCAAGTTCAAATTGATCATTTAAATAAAATCTTGAAGTGGTGGATGCATCTTTTACCCTTTTTTACACCATGATTACTACTTGTGTCACATAATTACAAGTTAGAGTGCAACTTTAACTACTTTTATAGAATCTAATAAGTCAAGGTTTGTATTTGTTTTGGAACATAAAGATTAAAGAAGCTAAATGATTTTGTTTAAAGATGATTAGAAGGTTTATTGACTTTGAGGGTTGTCATTaattgaagaaagcaaaaggGAAGA contains:
- the LOC107780665 gene encoding uncharacterized protein LOC107780665, whose translation is MDSAIPASQSEEGKREEEAEPKEMAHKTKVIQFLGRTTPIILQNDNGPCPLLAICNVLLLKNNLNLSPDIPEVSQEKLLSLVAERLIDSNSNVNDKDEGYVENQQQNIADAIDLLPRLATGIDVNIKFRRIDDFEFTRECAIFDLLDIPLYHGWIVDPQDHDTANAIGSKSYNTLMGELVALETQNMDTGNKKNSEDDDVDFAAATTAALGVPSPCLSRGRSFEDSPVSITDNHTARKGDIEEEAELLRALQLSETSLVETDGLNSLGEIANLKCPEPMVPTKTSEGNDIETTQPVLQHEALIPTEVLVSNDRDPNSSQIVSGAAINSSLKIDQETPSQELGNAKLLAENESVPLESGQVSSSACENHEHLFGGMNGIQGTHTIAGNANAAEPNHQVGCDAFDSSSSSIPSAVSDSSGGRRHDTDEPETFNSSIDDDEPIYEGEDCILESATTSYQSREPMYEGEVVLAEQVNGGSTDVPETIVKDEITQREGELVRNFLKNSASQLTIFGLFSLQEGLKERELCVFFRNNHFNTMFKFEGELYILATDQGYINQSDLVWEKLNEVNGDTIYVTGNFKEFKVEDNSNTTWDQRSAMASTADYLANMDNSGQGHPTFNSDLQLAIALQQQEFEQQQQAPQRNQNPQQQAVNGASRLITGPQVPRSKPTSSSARPEPKSSKDKCIVM